DNA sequence from the Gallaecimonas xiamenensis 3-C-1 genome:
ACCCTCGAAGAAGCCAAAGTCGAGCTGGCCACCCTGGCCGCCGACGAGCCTGCCGTTGCCGAGCTGTTGGCCTTCATCAACCAGTCCGAACGCGGCATCATTCGCTGAGGTGATCATGTCCAGACCATTACGGGTGGGCATGATCGCAGGCGAGGCCTCCGGCGACCTGCTGGGGGCCGATCTCATGGCCTCCTTGCAGGCCCAACATCCCGACATTCAGTTCTACGGCATCGGCGGCCCGCGCATGCAGGCCCTGGGCTTTGAAAGCCTTTTTGACATGGAAGAGCTGTCGGTGATGGGGCTGGTGGAGGTGCTCAAGCACCTGCCACGCCTGCTGCATATCCGCAAACATATCGTCCGCCATTTCATCGACAATCCCCCCGACGTGTTCATTGGTATCGATGCCCCCGACTTCAACCTGGGGGTGGAAAAGCGCCTCAAGGACAAGGGCATCAAGACGGTGCATTACGTCAGCCCCTCGGTTTGGGCATGGCGGGAAAAACGGGTATTCAAGGTCAAGGCCGCCACCGACCTGGTGCTGGCGCTGCTGCCTTTTGAAAAGGCCTTCTACGACCGTTACCAGCATCCCTGCGTCTTCGTCGGCCACCCGCTGGCCGACCGCATGCCCCTGGACGTGGATGTACCGGCGGCCTGGCAGGCCCTTGGCCTTGCCGAGCAGCACCCGACCTTGGCCATACTGCCGGGTTCCCGTGGCGGTGAAGTGGCCCGCATGGCGCCACTCTTTAAAGAAGCGGCGCTAAAGCTCAAGGCCGACAACCCGGCCCTGCGCTTTTTGGTGCCAGCCGCCAATGCCAAGCGCCGCGAGCAAATCGAAGCGGCCTTTAGGGATGTGGCCGATGTGACAGTGGTGGACGGCAAGGGCCGCGACGTAATGGCCGCCAGCGACGCCGTGCTACTGGCCTCCGGCACCGCCACCCTGGAGGCCATGCTGGCTAAAAAGCCGATGGTGGTGGCCTACCAGGTGCACCCCTTTACTTATTGGCTTGCTAAGAAGCTGGTGCGGGTAAACCGCTTTAGCCTGCCCAACCTGCTGGCCGACGCCGACTGGGTGCCGGAACTGATTCAGGAAGACGCCAGCCCGGATGCCATCTTTGCCGCTGTCAAAGGCGCCTTAGGGGAAGCCCAGCAGGACAACCCGGCCCGTTTTCGCGCCCTTCATGAGCGCATTCGCCAAAACGCCTCCGAGCAGGCGGCCAAGGCAGTATTGGAGCTGTTATGTTGATTGCCGGTGTCGATGAAGTGGGCCGTGGCCCCCTGGTGGGAGACGTGGTCACCGCCGCCGTGATCCTGGACCCGGCCAACCCCATCGCCGGGCTCACTGATTCCAAGAAACTCAGTGCCAAGCGCCGCGAGGCCCTGGCCATCGAGATCCGTGAAAAGGCCCTGGCCTGGTGCGTGGCAAGGGCCACGCCGGCGGAAATCGACGACATCAATATCTTCCAGGCCACCATGCTGGCCATGAGCCGGGCCGTGGAAGGCCTGAGCCTGGTGCCGGATGTGGCCCTGATTGACGGTAACAAGGTGCCGAAGCTGGCCATGCCGGCCCGGGCCATCGTCAAGGGCGATCTACTTGAGCCTGCCATTGGCGCCGCCAGTATCCTGGCCAAGGTGGCCAGGGACGCCGAGATGCTTGCACTGCACCAGTGTTACCCCCAATATGGCTTTGACAAGCACAAGGGTTACCCCACGGCCGAACACCTGGCAAAGCTGGCAGAGTTGGGCCCTATCGACGAACATCGACGCAGTTTTAAACCGGTGCGCCTGGCACTGGGACTTTCAGCATGAGCACTCCAAGCTTTATCCATTTGCGGGTCCATTCCGACTTTTCCATGGTTGACGGTGTGGCCAAGGTCGGCCCCATCGTCAAGGAAGCGGCCGCCCAGCACTACCCGGCCCTGGCCATTACCGATCAGGGCAACCTCTGTGGCCTGGTGCGCTTTTACGGCAGCGCCCATGGTGCCGGTATCAAGCCCATTATCGGTGCCGACCTGTGGGTGACCAGCGGACCCATGGGGGACCAGCTATACCGGCTGACGGCCCTGTGCCTGGACAACACCGGCTACCAGAATCTCACCATGCTTATCTCCAAGTCCTACCTGCGTGGCTATGTGCAGGGCCGCCCCGTGGTGGACAGGGACTGGCTGGCCCACCACAACGAGGGCCTGCTGCTGCTGTCCGGGGGCAGGGAAGGGGACCTGGGCATAGGCCTGTTGAAGGGCAACCAGCAACTGGTGGATGAAGCCCTGGGCTTCTACCAGCAATATTTTGCCGACCGCTTCTACCTGGAGCTGCTGCGCACCAACAGGCCGGACGAGGAAAACTACCTCCATTATGCCGTGGAGCTGGCCCAGGCCAGGGGTATTCCGGTGGTGGCCACCAACGAGGTGGTGATCCTCAAGGAAGAGGACTTCGACGCCCACGAGACCCGGGT
Encoded proteins:
- the lpxB gene encoding lipid-A-disaccharide synthase; the encoded protein is MMSRPLRVGMIAGEASGDLLGADLMASLQAQHPDIQFYGIGGPRMQALGFESLFDMEELSVMGLVEVLKHLPRLLHIRKHIVRHFIDNPPDVFIGIDAPDFNLGVEKRLKDKGIKTVHYVSPSVWAWREKRVFKVKAATDLVLALLPFEKAFYDRYQHPCVFVGHPLADRMPLDVDVPAAWQALGLAEQHPTLAILPGSRGGEVARMAPLFKEAALKLKADNPALRFLVPAANAKRREQIEAAFRDVADVTVVDGKGRDVMAASDAVLLASGTATLEAMLAKKPMVVAYQVHPFTYWLAKKLVRVNRFSLPNLLADADWVPELIQEDASPDAIFAAVKGALGEAQQDNPARFRALHERIRQNASEQAAKAVLELLC
- the rnhB gene encoding ribonuclease HII, yielding MLIAGVDEVGRGPLVGDVVTAAVILDPANPIAGLTDSKKLSAKRREALAIEIREKALAWCVARATPAEIDDINIFQATMLAMSRAVEGLSLVPDVALIDGNKVPKLAMPARAIVKGDLLEPAIGAASILAKVARDAEMLALHQCYPQYGFDKHKGYPTAEHLAKLAELGPIDEHRRSFKPVRLALGLSA